Proteins encoded within one genomic window of Bombina bombina isolate aBomBom1 chromosome 1, aBomBom1.pri, whole genome shotgun sequence:
- the NOB1 gene encoding RNA-binding protein NOB1 isoform X2, translated as MATTKVLHVVADSGAFLRNAALQDIGTNIYTVREVVSEIRDKETRRRLSILPYQLNFKEPKPEIIQRVTEFTKKTGDYPSLSAIDIKVLALTYQLEAEHVGHEHLKEEPQNMVSVSTTVQHPEAPVNVAGFHFPSKAKDKKESVVKTQAEEESCIKHPNSENSEFNSFFFWRSPLPSIEEDLQTLMNAQAVSVTSSQDQEASSLQISEDRNEALEHSSDDDHSNEEDVDDGDGWITPSNIKQIHQDMGIREAPVNVVVGCLTTDFAMQNVLIQMGLHVLSVDGMLIRQTRNYILRCHGCFKTTSDMSQVFCPNCGNHTLKKVAVSVNEDGSLHIHFSKNPKVLSHRGMRYSLPAPQGGKHASNPHLVGDQHFPQQRLSKKARGKTDVFNPDYIAGVSPFAENDIYSRAANLQIRDGALGAGRRRVNPNAPRKKGVKKR; from the exons ATGGCGACCACCAAAGTGTTACACGTTGTGGCAGATTCAGGGGCTTTTCTGAGGAACGCAGCGTTACAG GACATCGGGACAAATATTTACACAGTGCGTGAGGTGGTGAGCGAGATTAGAGATAAGGAGACTCGCAGGCGACTAAGTATTCTGCCGTATCAGCTGAACTTCAAAGAGCCCAAACCGGAGATCATCCAGAGAG tgACAGAATTCACTAAAAAGACAGGAGACTACCCAAGTCTGTCTGCCATAGACATCAAGGTTCTCGCTCTCACGTACCAGCTGGAAGCTGAACATGTTGGACATGAACATCTTAAAGAAGAACCCCAGAATATG GTCTCTGTCAGCACCACAGTTCAGCACCCAGAAGCGCCTGTTAATGTGGCCGGATTTCATTTCCCTTCAAAG GCCAAAGATAAAAAGGAAAGTGTTGTGAAGACACAGGCTGAAGAGGAAAGCTGCATAAAGCACCCTAACTCAGAGAATTCAGAGTTTAACTCTTTCTTTTTCTGGAGGAGCCCTCTGCCTAGCATTGAAGAGGACTTACAGACGCTGATG AATGCACAGGCGGTGTCTGTGACAAGCAGCCAAGATCAGGAAGCATCTTCTCTCCAAATATCTGAGGATCGGAATGAGGCTTTGGAACATTCATCTGACGATGACCATTCCAATGAGGAAGATGTGGATGATGGAGATGGCTGGATTACACCCAGTAACATTAAACAAATTCATCAAGATATGGGCATCAGGGAGGCTCCAGTCAACGTGGTGGTTGGTTGCTTGACAACCGATTTTGCAATGCAG AATGTTTTAATTCAAATGGGGCTTCATGTGTTGTCAGTGGATGGGATGTTGATTCGACAGACCAGAAACTACATCCTTCGCTGCCATGGTTGCTTCAA GACAACATCAGATATGAGTCAAGTCTTCTGTCCTAATTGTGGGAATCACACGTTAAAAAAGGTGGCTGTTTCTGTTAATGAAGATGGCAGCCTTCATATACACTTTTCCAAAAATCCCAAAGTTCTTAGCCACCGTGGAATGCGG tactCCTTGCCAGCACCCCAAGGAGGTAAACATGCCAGTAATCCACACCTAGTTGGTGACCAGCATTTTCCACAGCAGCGCCTTTCAAAAAAGGCCAGAGGCAAGACTGATGTATTTAACCCAGACTATATTGCTGGAGTTTCACCCTTTGCAGAAAATGATATTTACAGCCGTGCTGCCAACTTGCAAATCCGCGATGGGGCGCTTGGAGCTGGGCGCAGGCGAGTGAACCCAAATGCACCCCGGAAAAAGGGTGTAAAGAAGAGATGA
- the NOB1 gene encoding RNA-binding protein NOB1 isoform X1 gives MATTKVLHVVADSGAFLRNAALQDIGTNIYTVREVVSEIRDKETRRRLSILPYQLNFKEPKPEIIQRVTEFTKKTGDYPSLSAIDIKVLALTYQLEAEHVGHEHLKEEPQNMVSVSTTVQHPEAPVNVAGFHFPSKAKDKKESVVKTQAEEESCIKHPNSENSEFNSFFFWRSPLPSIEEDLQTLMQNAQAVSVTSSQDQEASSLQISEDRNEALEHSSDDDHSNEEDVDDGDGWITPSNIKQIHQDMGIREAPVNVVVGCLTTDFAMQNVLIQMGLHVLSVDGMLIRQTRNYILRCHGCFKTTSDMSQVFCPNCGNHTLKKVAVSVNEDGSLHIHFSKNPKVLSHRGMRYSLPAPQGGKHASNPHLVGDQHFPQQRLSKKARGKTDVFNPDYIAGVSPFAENDIYSRAANLQIRDGALGAGRRRVNPNAPRKKGVKKR, from the exons ATGGCGACCACCAAAGTGTTACACGTTGTGGCAGATTCAGGGGCTTTTCTGAGGAACGCAGCGTTACAG GACATCGGGACAAATATTTACACAGTGCGTGAGGTGGTGAGCGAGATTAGAGATAAGGAGACTCGCAGGCGACTAAGTATTCTGCCGTATCAGCTGAACTTCAAAGAGCCCAAACCGGAGATCATCCAGAGAG tgACAGAATTCACTAAAAAGACAGGAGACTACCCAAGTCTGTCTGCCATAGACATCAAGGTTCTCGCTCTCACGTACCAGCTGGAAGCTGAACATGTTGGACATGAACATCTTAAAGAAGAACCCCAGAATATG GTCTCTGTCAGCACCACAGTTCAGCACCCAGAAGCGCCTGTTAATGTGGCCGGATTTCATTTCCCTTCAAAG GCCAAAGATAAAAAGGAAAGTGTTGTGAAGACACAGGCTGAAGAGGAAAGCTGCATAAAGCACCCTAACTCAGAGAATTCAGAGTTTAACTCTTTCTTTTTCTGGAGGAGCCCTCTGCCTAGCATTGAAGAGGACTTACAGACGCTGATG CAGAATGCACAGGCGGTGTCTGTGACAAGCAGCCAAGATCAGGAAGCATCTTCTCTCCAAATATCTGAGGATCGGAATGAGGCTTTGGAACATTCATCTGACGATGACCATTCCAATGAGGAAGATGTGGATGATGGAGATGGCTGGATTACACCCAGTAACATTAAACAAATTCATCAAGATATGGGCATCAGGGAGGCTCCAGTCAACGTGGTGGTTGGTTGCTTGACAACCGATTTTGCAATGCAG AATGTTTTAATTCAAATGGGGCTTCATGTGTTGTCAGTGGATGGGATGTTGATTCGACAGACCAGAAACTACATCCTTCGCTGCCATGGTTGCTTCAA GACAACATCAGATATGAGTCAAGTCTTCTGTCCTAATTGTGGGAATCACACGTTAAAAAAGGTGGCTGTTTCTGTTAATGAAGATGGCAGCCTTCATATACACTTTTCCAAAAATCCCAAAGTTCTTAGCCACCGTGGAATGCGG tactCCTTGCCAGCACCCCAAGGAGGTAAACATGCCAGTAATCCACACCTAGTTGGTGACCAGCATTTTCCACAGCAGCGCCTTTCAAAAAAGGCCAGAGGCAAGACTGATGTATTTAACCCAGACTATATTGCTGGAGTTTCACCCTTTGCAGAAAATGATATTTACAGCCGTGCTGCCAACTTGCAAATCCGCGATGGGGCGCTTGGAGCTGGGCGCAGGCGAGTGAACCCAAATGCACCCCGGAAAAAGGGTGTAAAGAAGAGATGA